ACCTTCTACCATCTAAAACTGCATAATCACATTAGATTGCAGTTGAGCGGTAACATGTAGGATACTTTTGAATCAGTATAAATTGAGGTTGGCAATATGGATaatggataaaaaaaagttgcaatACTTAGTCACTACAATTTCACTTTTCATGACATTTGAATTGTAAATATCCTCAACATGTATATGTAAacacaaaatgtttgtaaatattttattgcacagtATTTTTGcaaactatttgtttttaattattaaaaaaattacctgcaGTCGATAAAGTGTTCTGCCACCCACTTCACTAAATATTAATGGTGTATGCAATGGGACACTGAAAAAATTATTCCCGATAACTTTTTGCCCTGCTTCATTCACCCTGTTGGGGTGATTCCAATGTTCCAGTAATGCTTGCAGCAACAATGCCCCAAAGTTTACTTTCTGATCCATCTCAGTGGTTAAACCAGCCTCTTTAGCACTGACCCAGGCACTGAAACAGTCTGTTTCATCTTGTCCTAAATGTATTGTGAGCATACCAGTTTTTAAATCGACATTAAACCAGTTTGGTACGTAGatcattttaaaacatttctttaCTTCCTCTTCATAGTCAACCTCTCCTAAATCTTCCACTTTACATGCTTTCAACACATCATACAAAACAACATTATTAGCAGTATCTTTAGTTAAAATGTGCCGTTTTCCATTAAGCACTGTGTAATGTTTTATTGCTCTCCCACCAGCTATATGATGTAGAGGTTGTGTCTGATAAACATTATTTGTgttgtaattattttgattatacaTATCAGAGTTTAAAGAGTTAAGAGGTGGCAGCTTCCAACAGTTTATGTCTGAGTCTGAAGTGGCAACCCACACACCTTGCTGATCAGCTGTGAAACATAACTTAAGAATAGGTGCAGTCTCTTCACAAACTATCATAAAGTTATCTGGGTTTCTGAGTTCAGTTATAATGACTAGACGATCCCTTCCACCAGATATAATGTGAGTAAAGTTTTCTGTGGCTAAAAGAGCCCAAACCGCTTCGGAGTGAACTCGAATTGTAGATACACATCTTTGTTGCGATAATGACCATAGCTTTATAGTACCATCAGAACTTCCTGACACACACTGCGATCCATCTCTACTCACAACTAATGCTTTAACATTGTCAGAGTGACCTTTGAGCTTCATAAGTCTTGAACAGTTTCTAGGATCCCACACCCTAAGTACTTTTTCTGTAGAACCACTGACAAGAATTGTGCCAGGGGGATTCATGGCAAGGCTGTATATGGACTCCTTATTGCCTACTAAACTTGAAGTGGTAACTGTATTGTTACTTGCAGTTAGGGCTGTTAGAGTATTAACATCCCACAAGAATATCGCACGGTCTAAGCCAGCGCTTGCGACTTGCTCTTTATCCTTAGCATAGGCTAACGTTCGCACGTAGTCTTTATGAGTCCTAAGAGTAGACATACAAAAGCCTTTCGGAGCATTCCATACCTTTACGGTGGTGTCAGAGGATGCGCTTATTAGATTCTTACCGCCACAGCAAAGCACTATATCGTTAACCCAGTCGGTATGGTGTTCCATGCTCTGTATGTATCGGTCTTGAGTACCTCCACCCGTGTGCCAAACACGTATAATTCCATCTCGACCGGCTGAATAAAGCCTCCCTTGTATCGGGTCCAATTGTAAAGAACTCACACCGTTTTTATGCCTCCTCTCCTCCTCGTCACGAATCACAAACGAAACTTGAGTCTTTTTACGCATGTTGGCCATTTTCCgacattttaaataagtaattgaattaaattttgagAAACTTTACAGAATTTCATTCACTGTATTGAGGTTCATCAAACGTCACGTTAATTTGACAATTGACACAAAGCTAATCATAGAGTCAtgtaaaaaacataaacatatgCACACTTTTAACTTCAGCCTTTCGCCCTATTTTAAGTCTGTGTACACCACACAATATGATatagattaataaaattgttgttaAGATTGAGTTTTTAATGGTCTGTTCAATGTAGTTGAAAGCCCTTTGTGTATTTTCCAATATACCGTAGGTTAATACAAGTTTGCAAAGCTCACATTAACCACCGGAAGTTAGCGCTCATTTCGCTTTTTGATATAGAGGTTTTCGCAATACAAGCTGCATAATTTTTGCAGCTcacattttttcattaaattgatCGAGTAACTTTATATTGTTGTCTCTGTTATACATTAGTAAATGAGCGAGACATCAATAGCCAATTTGACATGTAATTCTCTTCGCTTGTCTATGGTTTGTCAAAGTCCGAGCCACAGCAGTCGTTTTGACATTAGTAATGGGGGACAAAACTCTATGAATGATGATCCAATCATTAAATGTGGTATTATTTTAGCACTAAAAGGCAAGTATCTACCGCCTGGAACACCCGAAAAGgttgaaatttttaatctatGGGCTATGCAACAGGCTCagtattatggagggtagaggtaaggagagtcatcttatatgggagaaaagttgaaaaagtgtccagttgttgcgctaaataacagttcaaaaatcctccacaatggcgctggtggatgcacagggtaatgggtatggtatgaatgtagcaatcgtagatgaattgaagtatgccgagttaaaaaatttaatgtcattatcgactaaagtagttaattaatgagaatttcaacaacttacgttgtacaaaatattgtggtaaatataaccttacttccttgtatctccatacttccttgattatttttcaagcctactctaacaatatttatatttggcgcttcttttaagagttaccctgatgcaaatgtggcgccatcctaatttaatacattttgacgccactttttcatatacacagatgactctccttacctctaccctccatactcagTATCATAATAAACAAGActataggtttattttataagttatgttgtttaaatatatataattattatatatacttgaaattatattatgatgGTTTTCAATTGACAAAATGAGATTGAAACTTTTTAAAGAACAAGTGCAACACAAATCCGAAGCctaatgataattttaattattataatatacactttTAGAAATATGTAAAAGTGTAAACTTGCGTGTACATAAGGCTTAGGCAAGTAAGTGCAGCTGTGCTCTGCTAATAGTCATTGAAGGAGCTATATTTAGGCTTCGGAAAGCagatgatttttaaatatgtacctTTCGTTTTTGGTTGGTTACCATAGTACATGGTTTTATAAGTAATTCATAAATTAATCTTGTCCCTAAATTATTGCTGACACCCTGAAAAAGTCGTTACTCTAGCTCCATAACCTGCTACCGTTTATCCCTCATTATAGGAGCATGGTGGCTGCGAAGTTTAATATGCCTTGCAGTTGATATTGATGTTGTTTAAAGTACATTTAAGAGTATTCAACAACTATTTAATGTGTCTGCGTTGTTGCCTGGGTGCTTTTAGAAGTGACCTTTAATTGAAATGCTGTGAGATTCAACCACAACACACCACAGGCGGTGGACACTGAGTATGCTTGTATCATCATACATTAAGGTCTTAACAATATAGGTCCTCTTTCTAAGCTTTATATCAATCTCTCAATAAATTAAGAGGCTATGAACCTTGGGACCTTTAcaatataggctattgatagcaattcttattaaatatacttatgttttattttttcagtggaaatttacataatatgaaatttatagaaTATGATATGGCCCATAGTAACTACGTACTTCTAACTAGTTAGGCCAGGGTACCATAATTGGTTGCTCTATGTTCTCAAGACAAACCACTTTgtgtactatattatattatattaataaaaataaacaaagttacCATACAAATGCtgatttgtgtaataaataataacggtttataaaaatgcattgttcttttaaagtcaaaacttattatgcaaatatattttacaaaactaAATATAAGCTGAACTCAAATAATTATTCTTCCAAAAAAAAGTAGTCTGCAAATGGAAGTAAATTATTCAGATGTAAAACTAAGTCgaacatttttctttaaaaactattaaaaagttatttaaagtttcatcAAAACTTTCATTGAATTTAGTACCAGTGTGTTCATAGCACTGtatcttttaataaaacttgtttTACCCTTTGATTTAAtcaatcttaaataaatatattatgattctTTACATGACGTACatgttatttctaatttataatcCTCTGTTGATAGTATTTTAAGCACACTTATAACACAACAATTAAAATGGCACTTCTGTTTGCATACGGAACACACCTTGTAATATATTTCACTAACctttttatcacattttaagCACCACCTGTCATCAGCACAGAAgactttattttttgaattagttacAGAAACATGTCCTGTTTTTGGCAATTTATTAGTTCTTTGAATAACTTTTTCATTTGGAATAAAACCAAAATGGGCATGGTATGGGGACATTATTTCATGATTAACCAGTTTTCTTGATTTTGTTACACTACCATCTGCAGTTAAAGTGTTCAACTGCCATTGTATTTCTTTCAAACCAATAGCCCAATTTGAACTTTTATATGCACTAATCCATGATTTGATAAGTGAACTAATGTCATTACTTATCTGATTTAGTTTAGGTAAGCTTTTTCGAGTAACAACACTTGGCAATTGTAAAAATATGTCGATAGGTTTCAACATTGCAATTGTTGTTTTGTAAAATTCATCACTATTACATACTATGTTATCTGGTAATCCAAAATcaagaaatattttcaagagTTCATATGCAACCACAACATGATCTTTTGAGCAAGTTGGtcttaatataacataattggTTAACGCatcaacataaataataacatgtGAGAATCTGTTGTCCGGATTGGTTGGTATCTGGTAAATTGTACAATGAACAGTATAATCTGGAACATAATAGTTCATTTTATTCAGACCCTTTGCAGACTTTTCTTTTGAAAACTGGTTTCTATGCATACACACGTTgcaagcttttaaaaaaatgtttacaacaTTTAAAGGAAtatgatatattaattttaatatatttgtcatTTTGGAACAGTCACCGTGATCTTCAAGTAAATGTGCTTCCGCCAATACGTCAAAACATTCCATGGCTGGTAGTACTTCAACAACAGGTTGGTCAGGCAACCTTCTTTTCAAAATAAGTAACTCGCTATTATTGTCTTTAATTGTATCATATTTCACACAGTAGGGGTTGACTCTCGCTTTAACGAATAGAATTAATTGTTCTTTACTTTCCACGTTCAAAGGTTGGTATTTACTAAAAGAACGTTTTTTGTTTTCCAGTCCTTCAATAAAATTCTTTTTACTTTGTCTGTAATCAAATTCTATAAAACCCGACATTTTAGGAAACTACCAAGTTACTTCAACGTTAGTTGTTACATGTCATAGAAGTTATCAAACATATTAAATTGAACACTTTATTTAATCTTGGTCTGGCTCTCTGCTCTGCTCTGGCTTTTTATTAGTAAACATCAACAATGGCAAAGGCTCGAAAGAGGGCACTAGAGAGTCTGTAATATCGTCacgattgtaaataaaaatagtaattattcAAGTTCAAGctaatttacaaattttaatttactttaagctgtagttgtttgtttaaataatctAACCGCACGGCACTAAATTGCTGAGTTTTGATTCCTAGGCTATCGGcattctccatttttttttttttttatttattattttacggcCGTGGCTTCAAGTCTTTTAaggcctttcaaaaaaaaaaaattacagtttagcttaaaactaagataagtttaaatattaaattttgaattttattttatcttcaaatgattgttaaattcatgcgtacttagttcatttcactaagttatgaaatagacatttctttttctttactgcccactctagttcgtgccttttccaagccacttgacactggcaaagtacattgtgctgttttggcacaacGAAAAGCCATacatcaaaagaagaagaagaagtttaaATATTACCTTTTAGCTTAAAACTAAGTAATTATCATTTTCTTTGAAACATTACAATTAACTTAAATCTTACAATTTTTCtacaatattacaaataaaatcaaaaataggcataaaatataaactatttcttaATAGCATTCTCTTTTGCACCATAAGTTACATAGACTACAAACCAGAAAATGTATATCCAATGAGGATACGAACTGACACGTTTAAACAACAACGCTCACAGCGTACTATAGTTTATAGTAGTGGTTATTGttataaatctttataatacATTGTTCttactttgtttttaatataattgtgaCTTAAGCactcaatgatttaatatatttacagataAAGGGCTAATGAATAAGCACTTTAGTTATTCAAGCACAGTATTTTCAAACTCAAATAAAGGACCTATAAATTGTCAGTTCTTGCCGAGACGGTTACTTTAAAGACGACTTGTTATGCTTGGCGATCAACAGcgataatgaaaatattgctgTCAAAATAGGTCCGTATTTTTTTTGGACGAATCGTGTTCATTTACTTTATTAACacgattatttaatataattacgcACTAGCGCATTTTCCTAGTGTGCTCGCGCACTTAAACTTACTTAATCTTGCATAAAAATAAGGTGCAGAgggcgcattaattcgagcgatGAATAATGGATTCACCTGGCAATAGATATTTAATTCTGAATACCcctaataatataacttaaatctaataataaagctaatattattagatttaaattatattacaagtaatatttttttaatagataccGCTTACAATTGATAGTTTAAATACAGtcgaaataatattatgaagtttgccggttttagttctaaaccatgacaatCGTGAAAATTTACATAGAAGTATggaattgtttattatatttttaaaccctCAAATTGTAAGTGTAGGTACCGACAGTCTGAGAGGCCTTGAGGTCAGGGTAAGCACTGTTTATATGCTATCTATCTACGAAATGCACGATTTCAATTCTTTTAACTCTATTAAGAATTGAAACGAAATAGAAGTATTAATAAACTATTTGATCCGGCGGCCATCCGTGGTCTTAATCATCAGTTccacttgaccaaatggtgcttttcgaaagcAAATACTCAAGTaaccttaaaaaaaagtgtgtgcgtgtaacctttacgcgcgattgaagtacctaaaccttttattattatttattgacgaaagagtaaaatgttcctgggactctgccattttatttaatattcactatttcattttatattctatttaaaattcattaatatcactttcacattttatgaatattttcatttgttaaatagaataattgatattagaaaattaaaggttcaaattcaaaataaatttatttatttcaagtaggcctaatataagcacttttgaaacgtgaagtctgtctgttggtagtgactctaccaccggttcggaaggcaggttcttccgagaagaagccggcaagaaactcagcagttgctcttttctaacatcaacaatttacatctTACAGCACATGGTTAGATAAGCACATGACAATATAACCttgtatttgaatattatacaatgtcgcaatcgtcagaaaatttattaataatttatttacacttgtgtaataaataaacaactatattgagagattttcaaaaaactttgcaagttaaaatattttttagaactgttgaatttttattcactttgctattcacaattgatccgtttgaaattattggaaataaataattgattatgatatttgtcaCTAGCTGGCGTATGAGTCACGAAGCGTGAAGTAAaagacatatacttacgaccaatccaaattattatttctgaatagcggaaactacacagacgtctgacgtaatcGTTACTTCCGACACAATAAAGTCTGAGTTAGGTACTCCCTAATCGCGACTTACTTCAAAAACACTCAAATcgtataatatttgaagagttctcaCGATTTCTTCAGGATCCATTAAAGAGATCTTAACCTGATGAAAATGGAACCACATGGGAAGTATAACgtttccaacaaaaaaaaaaaattgaaatcggCTTTTAAATGACAGCGTTCTAAGATTACCTCgactttttgtaagtcggttataaattaatcaaacttatttttgcgtactttatttgtatatcaATTTTACCGTCAGTTGGCGTTAAACCAtttatgttttcatttaaattcaagATTGCCTGGAAAACTACTTGTCACGTTGTTTTGATCAGAAGTTCTAAGATTTCTACGGCAATGGGATCATGTCACTATCTACAAGATGACAATAGGTCatcaaataaaatgacaaatatATACTGTAGttcaatgtaaataaagtatacaaaaagagttcttatttataatgcgaagaaactttttctcTAACCAATTATCTACGAAAAATCGAAACTCTTACAAGAAGAAATCGTTTGAGACGTATTATATATTACTGCGTATTGTCCGGgtcattaaacaaaaataatggcACCAAATTATTGGCGCTAAAACTGGTGTGGTAAAATTTATAAGATAAGACAATTAAGTTGTATACAATTATTATCTAAAGTAAATTGACATGTCTAAGAATAGTGCTATCTATTTTCAGGGGATACATTGTGAAAATGGCAGGACTAATTTCCAATccaatcaatttagttttatccCTAATCCCAATATaatactatctactgcgatcaccattcCGTCTACCCAGTGTGGTCGGATTTAGGGTAACgattatgatgatattatgTATACAATGGTATTGACCCGTTTTTCGGGTGATAGTAAGTTAGTTAGGTAcaccataatcatcatcaattcaaccaattaaGGTCCACTGTTGGACACAGTTCTTTTGCAGGAAGTTCAACAATGCACGGCCCTGGGCTGGTGTCGTCTTCTTGGGGGGTCGACCTACGTTGCTTTTAGAAGTGCGgcgttgccattccagcacctcaagaccccaacgtccatcggttctccaatcTATTTGCCTTGCCCACTCCAGCTTCGTGACGTGCTGAGctatgacggccaattggcgcagtttgcagcaaccctgctttctgagtccagggccgtgggttcgattcccacaactggaaaatgtttgtgtgatgagcatgaatgtttgtcagtgtctgggtgtttttatgtatattctatgtatttatgtatattattcataaaaaatattcatcagtcgtcttagtacccat
This sequence is a window from Pararge aegeria chromosome 1, ilParAegt1.1, whole genome shotgun sequence. Protein-coding genes within it:
- the LOC120626886 gene encoding KRAB-A domain-containing protein 2-like, encoding MSGFIEFDYRQSKKNFIEGLENKKRSFSKYQPLNVESKEQLILFVKARVNPYCVKYDTIKDNNSELLILKRRLPDQPVVEVLPAMECFDVLAEAHLLEDHGDCSKMTNILKLIYHIPLNVVNIFLKACNVCMHRNQFSKEKSAKGLNKMNYYVPDYTVHCTIYQIPTNPDNRFSHVIIYVDALTNYVILRPTCSKDHVVVAYELLKIFLDFGLPDNIVCNSDEFYKTTIAMLKPIDIFLQLPSVVTRKSLPKLNQISNDISSLIKSWISAYKSSNWAIGLKEIQWQLNTLTADGSVTKSRKLVNHEIMSPYHAHFGFIPNEKVIQRTNKLPKTGHVSVTNSKNKVFCADDRWCLKCDKKVSEIYYKVCSVCKQKCHFNCCVISVLKILSTEDYKLEITCTSCKES
- the LOC120631421 gene encoding WD repeat-containing protein 48 homolog isoform X1 yields the protein MANMRKKTQVSFVIRDEEERRHKNGVSSLQLDPIQGRLYSAGRDGIIRVWHTGGGTQDRYIQSMEHHTDWVNDIVLCCGGKNLISASSDTTVKVWNAPKGFCMSTLRTHKDYVRTLAYAKDKEQVASAGLDRAIFLWDVNTLTALTASNNTVTTSSLVGNKESIYSLAMNPPGTILVSGSTEKVLRVWDPRNCSRLMKLKGHSDNVKALVVSRDGSQCVSGSSDGTIKLWSLSQQRCVSTIRVHSEAVWALLATENFTHIISGGRDRLVIITELRNPDNFMIVCEETAPILKLCFTADQQGVWVATSDSDINCWKLPPLNSLNSDMYNQNNYNTNNVYQTQPLHHIAGGRAIKHYTVLNGKRHILTKDTANNVVLYDVLKACKVEDLGEVDYEEEVKKCFKMIYVPNWFNVDLKTGMLTIHLGQDETDCFSAWVSAKEAGLTTEMDQKVNFGALLLQALLEHWNHPNRVNEAGQKVIGNNFFSVPLHTPLIFSEVGGRTLYRLQVGDAGGETESNLLMETVPSWVVDVAIEMAAPKLNKLPFYLLPHSSCQSKQDRQKKDRLVANDFIQCRKVAEHVVEKIVGGGDVNGASAAKNSEESVNESPEERVELLCCDQVLDPNMDLRTVRHFIWKSSVEFTLHYRVLKQ